A section of the Humulus lupulus chromosome 2, drHumLupu1.1, whole genome shotgun sequence genome encodes:
- the LOC133818668 gene encoding protein REVEILLE 1-like isoform X1 encodes MAIHDENDASPSAGVFSSENAISLCVKLKDQFSCGNDFCPKVRKPYTITKQRERWTEEEHRKFLEALKLYGRAWRKIEEHVGTKTAVQIRSHAQKFFYKIAQDPNGSNVNTEESIEIPPPRPKRKPMHPYPRKLAHSTKEELSIPEHSTKSYLSLSEQDNQSPKSVLSAMGSDTIGLSGSNTQDESLSPVSSSTGIHVGSILFSEPNSSTEDIGSPPAAVKASVSSPSQLPVKLELFSQDNACAKGTSAEIVSARSLTLFGTIVFVADSHRPSSPTMGTCKPLPSCEQEEKLAQPLPSPVTETESSTETAHCVWGHLPRAVQALYLMHFQNGFPNLVGSGSVTPMPLWPYYGGLPFPSNNQDQVKGSLDSNLSEVQEVNEEGSWSGSNTGSLNCDKCLDADSQSRYTSLEKEEKEVSILEWKPSSRSAFSQHKISSEKYKRGFVPYKRSRVETDRQSLTMKSQERQENRIQLCL; translated from the exons ATGGCTATCCat GATGAAAATGATGCAAGTCCTTCAGCTGGTGTTTTCTCGTCAGAGAATGCAATTTCATTGTGTGTCAAATTGAAAGATCAGTTCTCTTGTGGAAATGACTTTTGTCCAAAG GTTAGGAAACCATACACAATCACAAAACAAAGAGAAAGATGGACAGAAGAAGAGCATAGGAAGTTCCTCGAAGCCTTAAAGCTGTATGGCCGAGCTTGGCGAAAGATCGAAG AACATGTTGGAACAAAGACTGCGGTTCAAATTCGAAGTCATGCTCAAAAATTCTTCTATAAG ATTGCTCAAGATCCTAATGGCAGCAATGTCAATACAGAGGAATCCATTGAGATACCTCCACCTCGACCCAAACGAAAACCTATGCACCCTTATCCCCGTAAACTTGCTCATTCAACAAAGGAAGAACTATCCATTCCAGAGCATTCAACAAAATCTTATTTATCGCTTTCAGAGCAGGATAACCAATCTCCAAAATCAGTGTTATCTGCAATGGGCTCAGATACAATTGGTTTAAGTGGGTCAAATACACAAGATGAAAGCTTGTCTCCAGTTTCATCTTCTACGGGCATCCATGTTGGAAGCATTTTATTTTCAGAGCCCAACTCATCCACCGAGGACATTGGATCTCCACCAGCGGCTGTAAAAGCTTCAGTTTCATCTCCCAGTCAACTTCCTGTG AAACTTGAGTTGTTTTCCCAAGACAATGCATGTGCTAAAGGTACTTCAGCTGAAATAGTATCAGCCCGAAGCCTTACACTCTTTGGAACAATTGTATTTGTTGCTGATTCCCACAGACCATCTTCTCCAACCATGGGGACTTGCAAACCACTGCCTTCTTGTGAGCAGGAGGAGAAATTGGCACAACCATTACCATCACCTGTCACAGAGACAGAGTCTTCGACTGAGACTGCACATTGTGTTTGGGGTCATTTGCCTCGTGCAGTGCAAGCTCTTTATCTCATGCATTTCCAAAATGGATTTCCCAATCTTGTAGGATCTGGTTCTGTAACTCCTATGCCCTTATGGCCCTATTATGGGGGTTTACCATTTCCTTCAAATAATCAGGATCAAGTAAAAGGATCTTTAGATTCTAATCTTAGCGAAGTCCAAGAAGTAAATGAAGAAGGATCCTGGTCTGGTTCAAACACTGGTTCTTTGAATTGTGATAAGTGCTTAGATGCTGATTCTCAGAGTCGTTACACTTCCTTAGAAAAGGAAGAGAAAGAAGTATCCATTTTGGAGTGGAAACCAAGTTCAAGATCAGCCTTCTCTCAACATAAAATAAGCTCTGAAAAGTATAAAAGAGGATTTGTTCCCTACAAAAGAAGCAGGGTTGAGACAGACAGACAATCATTAACGATGAAAAGCCAAGAGAGGCAAGAAAATAGGATACAGCTCTGCTTATAG
- the LOC133818668 gene encoding protein REVEILLE 1-like isoform X2: MAELGERSKIAQDPNGSNVNTEESIEIPPPRPKRKPMHPYPRKLAHSTKEELSIPEHSTKSYLSLSEQDNQSPKSVLSAMGSDTIGLSGSNTQDESLSPVSSSTGIHVGSILFSEPNSSTEDIGSPPAAVKASVSSPSQLPVKLELFSQDNACAKGTSAEIVSARSLTLFGTIVFVADSHRPSSPTMGTCKPLPSCEQEEKLAQPLPSPVTETESSTETAHCVWGHLPRAVQALYLMHFQNGFPNLVGSGSVTPMPLWPYYGGLPFPSNNQDQVKGSLDSNLSEVQEVNEEGSWSGSNTGSLNCDKCLDADSQSRYTSLEKEEKEVSILEWKPSSRSAFSQHKISSEKYKRGFVPYKRSRVETDRQSLTMKSQERQENRIQLCL; this comes from the exons ATGGCCGAGCTTGGCGAAAGATCGAAG ATTGCTCAAGATCCTAATGGCAGCAATGTCAATACAGAGGAATCCATTGAGATACCTCCACCTCGACCCAAACGAAAACCTATGCACCCTTATCCCCGTAAACTTGCTCATTCAACAAAGGAAGAACTATCCATTCCAGAGCATTCAACAAAATCTTATTTATCGCTTTCAGAGCAGGATAACCAATCTCCAAAATCAGTGTTATCTGCAATGGGCTCAGATACAATTGGTTTAAGTGGGTCAAATACACAAGATGAAAGCTTGTCTCCAGTTTCATCTTCTACGGGCATCCATGTTGGAAGCATTTTATTTTCAGAGCCCAACTCATCCACCGAGGACATTGGATCTCCACCAGCGGCTGTAAAAGCTTCAGTTTCATCTCCCAGTCAACTTCCTGTG AAACTTGAGTTGTTTTCCCAAGACAATGCATGTGCTAAAGGTACTTCAGCTGAAATAGTATCAGCCCGAAGCCTTACACTCTTTGGAACAATTGTATTTGTTGCTGATTCCCACAGACCATCTTCTCCAACCATGGGGACTTGCAAACCACTGCCTTCTTGTGAGCAGGAGGAGAAATTGGCACAACCATTACCATCACCTGTCACAGAGACAGAGTCTTCGACTGAGACTGCACATTGTGTTTGGGGTCATTTGCCTCGTGCAGTGCAAGCTCTTTATCTCATGCATTTCCAAAATGGATTTCCCAATCTTGTAGGATCTGGTTCTGTAACTCCTATGCCCTTATGGCCCTATTATGGGGGTTTACCATTTCCTTCAAATAATCAGGATCAAGTAAAAGGATCTTTAGATTCTAATCTTAGCGAAGTCCAAGAAGTAAATGAAGAAGGATCCTGGTCTGGTTCAAACACTGGTTCTTTGAATTGTGATAAGTGCTTAGATGCTGATTCTCAGAGTCGTTACACTTCCTTAGAAAAGGAAGAGAAAGAAGTATCCATTTTGGAGTGGAAACCAAGTTCAAGATCAGCCTTCTCTCAACATAAAATAAGCTCTGAAAAGTATAAAAGAGGATTTGTTCCCTACAAAAGAAGCAGGGTTGAGACAGACAGACAATCATTAACGATGAAAAGCCAAGAGAGGCAAGAAAATAGGATACAGCTCTGCTTATAG